ATAAGCATGATGGTTTTATTGTGTATTGGAATCTTTTTTATATAGGTTTACTATTGAAACCTGCAACGGATTTTATTTTAGTACTAGGGCGTATAAATTGGTATTTTTATAAGATAAGATTTTTGATATTTGCATTTGTTCTACACTATTTATATTGTAAATGTAAGGAAAATGATTTTTTTTACTTTCTATTTTTTATGTTCTTATTAAGTATAATAATCTTTTTTTTATATGAAGTATATGTTGGTGCTAATCAAATGTCTCCATTCTATTTTTTTTGGCAAGAAACGGAATATGTTCCAGTACATAAATATAATTAAAATGTAATCAAAATGGAAATTAAAATTGCTGTAATTGGATTAGGTTATGTAGGACTTCCTTTAGCTAGACTATTTTCTACTAAATACCGGACGATAGGGTTTGATATGAATCAACAGCGGGTTAATGAATTAAATGAAGGGATTGATTCGACATTCGAAATTTCTACACAATTATTACATGATGCTTTAAGGTCAGGCTTTAAATGTACAACTTCTTTGGAAGATATACGTGATTGTAATTTTTATGTAGTAGCAGTTCCCACGCCTGTAGATAGTAATAATAGGCCTGATTTGTCTCCTTTAATAAATGCTAGTAAGACTATAGCTAAAGTGATATCGAAAGGAAATATTGTGGTTTATGAATCTACAGTTTATCCAGGAGTCACAGAAGAAGAGTGTTTACCTGTGATAGAAAAAATGTCTCAATTGAAATTTAATGTTGATTTTTTTGCAGGTTATTCTCCAGAGCGTATTAATCCTGGAGATAAAGAACATACAGTTGAAAAAATAAGAAAGGTAACTTCCGGCTCTACGGTAGAGATTGCATCCATTATAGATGAGGTATATAATTCTGTTTTACTTAATGGAACATATAAGGCATCCTCAATTAAAGTTGCAGAAGCATCTAAAATTATTGAAAATGCACAAAGAGATGTAAATATTGCTTTTATGAATGAGTTAGCGAAAATATTCAATGCAATGGGGATTGATACTAATGAAGTGATAGAAGCTGCATCATCAAAATGGAATTTTATAAAATTAAAACCAGGACTTGTTGGAGGACATTGTATAAGTGTGGATCCTTATTATTTAATCCAGAAAGCACAAGTATATGGGGTATTACCTAGGGTCATGTCAGCAGCTCGACGATTAAATGATGGAATGGGAGATTATGTTGCAAACCAAGTAATTAAAATAATGAATAAAAAAGGATGTATGGTAAAAGATGCAAGAATTTTGTTACTTGGCTTTGCTTTTAAAGAAAATTGTCCCGATATTCGTAATACTAAGGTTATTGATATTTATACAACATTGAGAGAATATTCTGCTAATGTTGTAATTTATGATCCTTGGGTTGATCCTTCTTATATTCGGCAAGAATATGGAATATCTTTGATAAAAGATGGCAAACAGATTCTTACTCAACTATTTGATACGATTGTTTTATGTGTTGCTCATGATGAGTTTAAACAAATTAATTGGCGAGATTTGTTGAGTTCGGATAATGGTGTTATCTATGATGTTAAAGGTGTTTTGTCGTTAACACAAATTGATGGAAGATTATAACTGATTGTATATGCTTTTTTCTGTTATTATTCCACATAAAGATTGTATCGCTTTATTATATCGAGCTGTAGATTCAATACCTGATAGTTTAGATATTCAAATTTTAATAATTGATAATAGTATTTCTCCAATACCTTCTGATTTATTTAAACGTAATAGGAAGAATGTAGAGATTTTTTATTCTGATCCTCAGTTAGGTGCTGGGGGGGCGAGAAATACTGGATTAAGATATGCGAAAGGTAAATGGTTGCTTTTTTTAGATGCAGATGATTATTATATAAACAATGCATTCCAGTTGTTTTTTGCTGAGGCAGATTCTTCTGAAGAGATTATATATTTTAAAATGAATAGTTGTTACTCAGATTCTGGTTTACCTGCAAATCGAGATGTGTTATTTAATAATTTGATTGATTTTTATTTGAAAGAGAAAAACACTTCAGAAGAAATTGTAAGGTACAAATTTGTTTCTCCCTGTGCTAAAATGGTTTCTCGCGAATTGATCCAAAGAAAAGAAATAAAATTCGATGAGGTTATTGCAAGTAATGATGTTATGTTCTCTCTTTATTCGGGATATTATGCTTTTAGTATTAAATGTGTAGATAACGTTGTTTATTGTGCTACTGTAACTAAAGGGAGTTTAACAAATAGATTGACTTTACAGACGTTAAAAGCAAGATATGAAGTCGTTTTGCGTTATAATGAATTTTTAAGATTACATCACAAACATAGATATCAAGGATCTGTGATGTATTATCTTTTAGAAGCTAGAAAATATGGGATTCGTGTCTGTGTAAATTTTGTTAAATTATGCTTGTACTATAGGAATAATCCATTTATAGGAATGACGAATTGGTTTGGGACGTATGTAAATTTAAGAAAGTCAATGAAAAAGGATAAAGCATATATTACAAAAAAATAATTATTTTTTAGATTGTAAAATTTGTTTTATGAGTTGTTTAAAAATAATTGTAGAATTGTGAAAATTGCAATAATATCTTCTGCGCACCCGGAAAAATGTCCTTACATTAAATACTATACGGATGTATTGGAACGATTAAACTTAAATTTTGATTTATTATCTTGGAATCGTGATGGTTTCTATAAAAGTTTCATGAAAAATAATTATTATTGGTTTAATTACAGGTCGTTAGAAACTAAAAATAATCTCTTGAAACTTTTTGATTATTACAAATTTTCAAAGTTTGTATCTAATAATATAAAAGATACAGATTATGATATTTTGATTTTATATGATACTGCCAGTGTCGTTTTTTTATGGCCATTATTATGTAAAAAGTTTAAAAAAAAATATATATATGATATTCGAGATTATTCTCCAATTATTCCTTGCATTCGAATGTTTATGCATAAGATAATTGTAAATTCAAAATTTACTGTTATATCTTCTCCAGGTTATAAAAAGTGGTTACCTCGGAATTATGAATATATTATAGGCCATAATTTGAGAAGAAAACTATTAAATATACCAATGATAATTCCATGTTTTTTTTCTAATAAGGTGATAAAAATACTAACTATAGGACAAATTCGTAATTTTTCCCCTAATGCATCTTTAGTTGAAGCAGTTGGGAATAAATCTAATATTTTACTGGAATTTGTTGGATATGGAAATGAGTATGAAAATTTAAAAAAATATTCAAAAAAATTTCATAATATACTTTTTACAGGTCGTTATAAAAAAGATGAGGAAGCTGATATTGTGAAAAA
The window above is part of the Butyricimonas paravirosa genome. Proteins encoded here:
- a CDS encoding nucleotide sugar dehydrogenase; translation: MEIKIAVIGLGYVGLPLARLFSTKYRTIGFDMNQQRVNELNEGIDSTFEISTQLLHDALRSGFKCTTSLEDIRDCNFYVVAVPTPVDSNNRPDLSPLINASKTIAKVISKGNIVVYESTVYPGVTEEECLPVIEKMSQLKFNVDFFAGYSPERINPGDKEHTVEKIRKVTSGSTVEIASIIDEVYNSVLLNGTYKASSIKVAEASKIIENAQRDVNIAFMNELAKIFNAMGIDTNEVIEAASSKWNFIKLKPGLVGGHCISVDPYYLIQKAQVYGVLPRVMSAARRLNDGMGDYVANQVIKIMNKKGCMVKDARILLLGFAFKENCPDIRNTKVIDIYTTLREYSANVVIYDPWVDPSYIRQEYGISLIKDGKQILTQLFDTIVLCVAHDEFKQINWRDLLSSDNGVIYDVKGVLSLTQIDGRL
- a CDS encoding glycosyltransferase family 2 protein, yielding MLFSVIIPHKDCIALLYRAVDSIPDSLDIQILIIDNSISPIPSDLFKRNRKNVEIFYSDPQLGAGGARNTGLRYAKGKWLLFLDADDYYINNAFQLFFAEADSSEEIIYFKMNSCYSDSGLPANRDVLFNNLIDFYLKEKNTSEEIVRYKFVSPCAKMVSRELIQRKEIKFDEVIASNDVMFSLYSGYYAFSIKCVDNVVYCATVTKGSLTNRLTLQTLKARYEVVLRYNEFLRLHHKHRYQGSVMYYLLEARKYGIRVCVNFVKLCLYYRNNPFIGMTNWFGTYVNLRKSMKKDKAYITKK
- a CDS encoding glycosyltransferase family 4 protein; the protein is MKIAIISSAHPEKCPYIKYYTDVLERLNLNFDLLSWNRDGFYKSFMKNNYYWFNYRSLETKNNLLKLFDYYKFSKFVSNNIKDTDYDILILYDTASVVFLWPLLCKKFKKKYIYDIRDYSPIIPCIRMFMHKIIVNSKFTVISSPGYKKWLPRNYEYIIGHNLRRKLLNIPMIIPCFFSNKVIKILTIGQIRNFSPNASLVEAVGNKSNILLEFVGYGNEYENLKKYSKKFHNILFTGRYKKDEEADIVKNVDFINILLPDTLSFNTPLSNRFYLSLIYRKPMIVNEESIQAKYVLKYKLGIVIKKGDNIYEKICEYVKTFDQNIFLWGCDTLLKEIKVDIDEFERVLIDALI